The following are encoded in a window of Castanea sativa cultivar Marrone di Chiusa Pesio chromosome 9, ASM4071231v1 genomic DNA:
- the LOC142610904 gene encoding UPF0161 protein At3g09310, with protein sequence MAVVISLNCHKPFTSSPHSQYPNFKTPSSRFSTKHRKHNSINFVPIKTLGHRHQILYKLSTEDSNSENVEEAESEVDNIGVKAALSMLNFYKREISPLIPKSCRYVPTCSEYSMEAYKKYGVVKGTVLTAWRLCRCNPLGGSGFDPPRWFGETSIPDSPEE encoded by the exons ATGGCGGTTGTTATCTCCCTGAACTGCCATAAACCCTTCACTTCATCGCCTCACTCCCAATACCCAAATTTCAAAACCCCAAGTTCTCGCTTTAGCACCAAGCATCGAAAACATAACTCGATCAATTTTGTTCCCATCAAGACTCTAGGCCACAGACACCAAATCCTTTACAAGCTGAGCACAGAAGACTCAAATTCAGAGAATGTGGAAGAAGCAGAAAGTGAAGTCGACAATATAGGAGTTAAAGCCGCACTGTCTATGctcaatttttataaaa GAGAAATATCGCCGCTGATACCAAAAAGTTGTCGTTATGTTCCAACATGTAGTGAGTATTCCATGGAAGCTTACAAAAAGTACGGAGTTGTTAAGGGTACTGTCTTAACTGCTTGGCGTCTATGTCGTTGCAATCCTCTTG GTGGTTCTGGATTTGATCCTCCGCGGTGGTTTGGTGAGACAAGCATACCTGATTCACCTGAAGAGTGA
- the LOC142610716 gene encoding uncharacterized protein At5g02240-like: MAIVTRVPLGFPTPSFSSSLSKCKSSQYHKQYRHSLVALSSPSTRVPETSTLFSPYIISSNSSYSPFLQKKDTKGFRRVKVVSAAMADLAPSTVLITGAGGRTGQIVYKKLKERSEQYVARGLVRTEESKEKIGGADDVFVGDIRDAGSLVPAIQGIDALVILTSAVPKMKPGFDPSKGGRPEFYFEDGAYPEQVDWIGQKNQIDAAKAAGVKQIVLVGSMGGTDLNNPLNSLGNGNILVWKRKAEQYLADSGVPYTIIRAGGLQDKEGGIRELLIGKDDELLKTDTRTIARADVAEVCLQALQFEEAKFKAFDLSSKPEGAGTPTKDFKALFAQITTRF, translated from the exons TCCCTACACCTAGCTTCTCCTCCTCATTAAGCAAATGCAAATCAAGTCAATATCATAAACAATATAGACATAGTTTGGTGGCATTATCATCACCATCTACAAGGGTTCCAGAAACTTCCACacttttctctccttatattaTATCGAGTAATTCTTCTTATTCACCATTTCTGCAAAAGAAGGACACAAAGGGTTTTAGAAGGGTTAAAGTGGTATCAGCAGCAATGGCAGATTTGGCTCCAAGCACTGTTCTTATTACTGGAGCTGGCGGCAGAACAG GTCAAATTGTTTATAAGAAGTTAAAGGAGAGGTCAGAGCAGTATGTTGCAAGAGGTCTGGTCAGAACAGAAGAGAGCAAGGAGAAAATTGGTGGAGCAGATGATGTTTTTGTTGGGGATATAAGGGATGCTGGCAGCCTAGTTCCTGCAATCCAAGGTATTGATGCTCTTGTAATTCTGACAAGCGCTGTGCCAAAGATGAAGCCTGGTTTTGACCCAAGCAAAGGTGGAAGACCCGAGTTCTACTTTGAAGATGGAGCATATCCTGAACAG GTTGATTGGATTGGGCAGAAAAATCAAATAGATGCTG CTAAGGCTGCGGGAGTGAAGCAAATTGTGTTGGTTGGCTCTATGGGTGGAACAGATCTAAATAATCCCTTGAACAGCTTGGGTAACGGCAATATATTG GTTTGGAAGAGAAAGGCTGAGCAGTATTTGGCTGACTCTGGTGTTCCATACACAATTATAAG GGCTGGAGGCCTGCAAGATAAAGAAGGAGGTATCCGAGAATTACTTATTGGAAAGGATGATGAGCTTCTTAAGACAGACACAAGAACCATCGCAAGGGCTGATGTTGCAGAAGTCTGCCTTCAG gCACTACAATTTGAGGAGGCCAAGTTTAAGGCGTTTGATTTGTCCTCAAAGCCTGAGGGAGCGGGTACACCAACAAAGGATTTTAAGGCTCTTTTTGCTCAAATCACCACCCGTTTCTGA